One segment of Nomia melanderi isolate GNS246 chromosome 10, iyNomMela1, whole genome shotgun sequence DNA contains the following:
- the LOC116430332 gene encoding sushi, von Willebrand factor type A, EGF and pentraxin domain-containing protein 1 isoform X3, protein MIDPAASKWILVGSLSILFVSIVSFDIAEEIDEGLDFGILEENKVSPLSFGSYYKQNANGSFEKSEKSFRKADTLSPLFNIRIDGLKNQTDQIELIFLVDASGSVGLRNFRCELSFVKNLLSDFIVGPSAARVAIVTFGGRRHIRRNVDQISRTGDNDHKCYLLNKQLSNISYTGGGTYTRGALIEALRILEGARENAKKAVFLITDGFSNGGDPRPAANLLKSAGATIFTFGIRTGNVQELHDIASFPGYTHSYFLDSFAEFEAFARRALHRDLRTGKYQPVASSDNCDALCSSVGETGNDQGCCDSFATCACGIATGHYACICPTGYFGSGFKGSCRPCPNGTYASGGISGDSTSTCVSCPDANHVTIKVPATSIKHCVCASGFTTDGIKCEVITCPKLRIPENGYLVKASACNNVVHAACGVRCKIGFYLTGDSIRLCGKDGIWSGNEPKCLLKTCPALRAPSHGRVRCQNEDDRQLITEDYTAYPIDTRCQFRCDSGYQLRGSKIRNCLPLSQWDGLKATCKAIKCQPLKQIPNGKISPEGCSGPDKVPFATNCTVTCKKGFALEGPRSRTCGGRSGVWTQRRSVTRCIDQVPPEITCPPDTTAKSLPGENYAYVNWSSPVVTDNADESPTVWSKPYVTVPWKAKIGTRTVLYVAQDSTGNKARCKFKVKVLDTEPPMIENCVDPPILYTDNGIGLNNVTWDEPGFYDNSKTVVRVEQNHRPGENAFPIGLTRIVYNAIDKYDNLASCVLNLTIKDICKEIPQVFNGHSNCSTWENGMTECAVGCDNGFEFANELPDVRVVEDLLLLNCNETSANSTEETYIPDCSVSIAPKAVSQDGSIVLEGNTSAICDNQTTLRELSEYITADLRSTLLDICGNDIECDLITFDPECKDNAESTAEDLYSNTLRKRRDSNYKISLYGTNRKTKRDVIVKRNDDHANKNRSRVKKKREKIEIKFKFLGKIVEDNVVNPREGIRKLRQKMEEMSQSGKLNLLNERTNREIAELALNLHLVFENFEEICEPGSILKKHSCVKCPLGTFFDPSTNRCRPCSFGEYEDAVGSLKCKRCPEHTSTKKMHSKAFGDCIPLCQPGYYSRKKRHRGARLSLEPCVKCDIGFYQPNYGQTNCLPCPSDTTTVNRGSKDANDCSPFYKIETNACRSGEPCLNGGQCVREDDSFSCDCPEYYVGSKCEQFRNPCDSSPCLHEGVCNVQNLGNGAVNYTCTCDSGYSGRNCELRIDECALNPCRNNGSCTSTENDYSCECHGGFEGEFCEILVDHCDPPPCMEGSTCRTVNETWQCICRPGFLGRHCNLLPCDWLPCHENSYCINIREENATRTSHRCECNDGYTGEDCSTRVDHCSSLPCRNNGKCFNEISNYTCACPVPFTGRNCETELSSDYVMHFAKSGTTDYIRMKGPLESIVELTTCLWLQSKDTFNYGTVVSYATRYYDNTFTVTDYNGLVIYINGQKVVTDIKVNDGHWHFVCITWESENGGWNIYIDGFLRDSGSRLAKKTAIQGNGTLVIGQEQDRIGGGFSESESFLGKITLLDVWDTVLSATDVKHLFSTCDKYHGNVIAWPQIQEYLHGDVAILGSPFCHGCPLPVVPFKGYINVSDDSSEITYYCEPGYAVRFRGKEYRSLRIQCLKQGHWEGYYTPVCARKKCGFPGYFPRGRIHGKSYFFGDEIHHSCLNGYELRGNSRRICTADGKWSGLPPVCIGRTCKNLLAPEHGDIEYVIEEYERDDLSILQVGQQLEFKCDPGFRLAGEKFLTCLESGLWDHEKPTCEIYGCPPPKEIEHGYAIFINSNNLHETSAARLDSETVNDTLERNYYFDDVIGYSCHAGYKFQGNHNLLTEFKLRCTENGTWSGFVPDCVSLKCPWPSVINNGKIFVKTPNGTVELFKEENIANVTEEEATVKNNEDSEYRFNVGSEIFIQCDLGYKLIGDNVGTCTNNEQWSLTSSSCKPSECPIRECPLFKYLDREADNLDIWGNDTNESNNLKYYNGSYKNLRYFVEGHTYKEKVVVSCKNNDTIEITDENVGIRVSNLTWFCNENGKWDIYYLKLNSNVIEHLFDQKLINICQELMCPSITIPEYGYIIDNSNNYSRTVNGTVTFKCRHGYTIEGNGESVCSPNGTWSTIPSCKPVVCGKPPKPANAVIKQVGIETVNFTFGNVITYQCLPGYLMYGQSNTRCLANGSWSRVYSKCSKLSCNKPKLPPGVTAHGRSYLYQDQLTYVCPDGKKQGLITCKADGHWSEPPVCDGN, encoded by the exons ATGATCGATCCTGCGGCAAGTAAATGGATATTGGTCGGATCGTTGTCCATTTTGTTCGTTTCGATCGTGTCTTTCGATATTGCCGAAGAAATCGACGAGGGACTGGATTTCGGGATTCTCGAGGAAAATAAAGTGTCGCCGTTGTCCTTTGGTTCTTACTATAAGCAAAATGCGAACGGAAGTTTCGAGAAGAGTGAGAAGAGCTTTAGAAAGGCCGATACTTTGTCGCCTCTGTTCAACATTCGTATCGACGGATTGAAAAACCAAACTGACCAG ATAGAGCTGATTTTCCTGGTGGACGCGTCGGGGTCGGTTGGCCTGAGAAACTTCCGATGCGAGTTGAGTTTCGTGAAAAACCTCTTGTCCGACTTCATCGTGGGACCGTCGGCCGCCAGGGTCGCGATCGTGACATTCGGTGGAAGACGACACATCAGGCGCAACGTCGACCAAATATCCCGCACCGGAGACAACGATcacaaatgttatttattaaataagcaaTTGAGTAATATTAGCTACACCGGTGGCGGAACTTACACGCGCGGCGCCCTTATCGAGGCTCTT AGGATTCTCGAGGGAGCACGCGAAAACGCGAAGAAAGCGGTGTTTCTGATAACCGACGGGTTCAGTAATGGCGGCGATCCGCGACCCGCGGCGAACCTACTGAAAAGTGCAGGTGCAACTATATTCACTTTCGGAATAAGAACCGGCAACGTGCAGGAGCTTCACGATATAGCCAGCTTTCCTGGATACACGCACAGTTATTTCCTCGATAGCTTCGCCGAGTTCGAAGCTTTCGCGCGACGCGCGTTGCATCGCG ATTTGAGAACGGGAAAGTACCAGCCAGTGGCTTCATCGGATAACTGCGACGCGTTGTGCAGCAGCGTCGGTGAAACCGGAAACGATCAGGGCTGCTGCGACAGTTTCGCGACTTGCGCTTGCGGCATCGCGACCGGACATTACGCTTGCATCTGCCCTACAGGATACTTTGGTTCGGGTTTCAAAGGATCCTGCCGAC CATGCCCGAACGGCACGTACGCTTCCGGAGGAATCTCCGGCGATTCGACGTCCACCTGCGTATCTTGCCCCGACGCGAATCACGTGACTATCAAAGTACCAGCAACCTCGATCAAGCATTGCGTCTGCGCGTCGGGATTTACAACGGATGGAATAAAATGCGAAG TGATAACATGTCCAAAACTGAGGATCCCTGAAAATGGATACTTGGTAAAAGCTAGTGCTTGCAACAACGTTGTTCACGCGGCTTGCGGTGTCAGATGTAAAATAGGCTTCTACCTAACGGGTGACAGCATCAGACTTTGCGGGAAGGATGGCATTTGGTCCGGAAATGAACCGAAATGTTTGC TGAAAACTTGTCCAGCCCTTCGAGCACCGTCGCACGGCCGAGTGCGATGCCAGAACGAAGATGATCGACAGTTGATAACGGAGGACTACACGGCGTATCCGATCGACACTCGTTGCCAGTTCCGATGCGACAGCGGCTACCAGCTTCGCGGCAGCAAGATTCGTAATTGTTTGCCTCTGTCGCAGTGGGATGGTCTGAAAGCGACGTGCAAAG CGATAAAGTGCCAGCCTCTGAAGCAAATACCGAACGGAAAGATTTCGCCGGAGGGCTGTTCTGGCCCGGATAAAGTTCCGTTTGCGACAAACTGCACGGTCACCTGTAAAAAAGGCTTCGCGCTCGAGGGTCCGCGTAGCAGAACTTGCGGAGGACGTTCCGGAGTGTGGACGCAACGACGAAGCGTCACCCGTTGCATAG ACCAAGTACCGCCCGAGATCACTTGTCCACCGGACACCACTGCCAAAAGTTTACCAGGGGAGAATTACGCGTACGTGAACTGGTCGAGTCCTGTGGTCACCGACAACGCGGACGAGTCGCCAACGGTTTGGAGCAAACCTTACGTTACGGTACCTTGGAAAGCGAAGATCGGTACGCGTACTGTGCTGTACGTGGCGCAAGATTCGACTGGGAACAAAGCTAGATGCAAATTCAAAGTGAAAGTTCTCG ACACGGAACCGCCGATGATCGAAAACTGCGTAGATCCTCCAATATTGTACACCGACAACGGAATCGGTCTAAACAACGTAACTTGGGACGAGCCCGGCTTTTACGACAACTCGAAAACAGTCGTACGAGTAGAACAAAATCATCGACCCGGAGAAAACGCGTTTCCCATCGGTCTTACAAGGATCGTGTATAACGCGATCGATAAATACGATAACTTGGCGAGTTGCGTGTTGAATCTCACTATAAAAG ATATATGCAAAGAAATTCCACAAGTTTTTAATGGACACTCGAACTGTTCTACATGGGAGAATGGAATGACCGAGTGTGCCGTGGGTTGCGACAATGGCTTCGAATTCGCGAACGAGCTCCCAGATGTTCGTGTCGTGGAAGACCTGTTGCTGCTGAATTGTAACGAAACCAGTGCAAATTCGACCGAAGAAACTTACATTCCTGATTGTTCGG TGTCGATCGCACCGAAAGCTGTGTCTCAAGATGGAAGTATCGTGTTAGAAGGAAACACGTCGGCGATATGCGACAATCAAACTACCCTGCGCGAA CTGAGCGAATATATCACTGCCGATTTAAGATCGACGTTGCTCGACAtttgcgggaacgacatcgagtGCGATCTGATCACCTTCGATCCAGAATGCAAGGATAACGCGGAGTCAACGGCGGAGGATCTTTATTCGAACACGTTGAGAAAGCGAAGAGACTCGAACTATAAGATTTCTCTGTACGGTACTAATAGGAAAACGAAACGGGACGTTATCGTTAAAAGGAACGACGATCACGCGAATAAAAACAGGTCGAGAgtgaaaaagaagagagaaaagatcgagatcaaattcaaatttttgg GGAAGATAGTCGAAGATAATGTGGTAAACCCGAGGGAAGGGATACGAAAACTCAGGCAGAAAATGGAGGAAATGTCGCAATCTGGAAAACTGAATTTGTTGAACGAGCGAACCAATCGGGAGATCGCGGAACTCGCGTTGAATCTGCATCTCGTTTTCGAGAATTTCGAGGAGATCTGCGAGCCAGGAAGCATTCTGAAGAAGCATTCCTGTG TGAAATGTCCACTCGGGACTTTCTTCGATCCGTCGACTAATCGGTGCCGACCGTGTTCTTTCGGGGAATACGAAGACGCTGTCGGATCGTTGAAGTGCAAACGCTGTCCCGAACACACGTCCACGAAGAAAATGCATTCGAAAGCATTCGGAGACTGCATAC CTCTATGCCAGCCTGGATATTATTCTCGAAAGAAACGACATCGTGGCGCTCGTTTGTCTCTGGAACCTTGCGTAAAATGTGACATCGGGTTTTATCAGCCGAACTATGGTCAAACCAATTGTCTGCCTTGCCCATCCGACACGACTACGGTAAATCGAGGTTCCAAGGATGCGAATGATTGCTCGCCATTCTATAAGATCGAAACGAACGCTTGTCGATCCGGGGAACCCTGCTTGAACGGCGGCCAATGCGTGCGAGAAGACGATAGCTTCAGCTGCGACTGCCCCGAGTATTATGTCG GATCGAAATGCGAACAATTTCGAAATCCTTGCGACTCTTCGCCATGCTTGCACGAAGGGGTATGCAACGTTCAGAATCTCGGGAACGGCGCAGTAAACTATACTTGTACCTGTGACAGTGGATATTCGGGGCGCAATTGCGAG CTTCGTATCGACGAGTGTGCGCTGAACCCATGCCGAAACAATGGCAGCTGCACGAGCACCGAAAATGATTATAGCTGCGAATGCCACGGTGGTTTCGAAG GAGAATTCTGCGAAATCCTCGTGGACCATTGCGATCCTCCGCCGTGCATGGAAGGGTCAACTTGTCGCACCGTCAACGAGACTTGGCAGTGTATCTGCAGGCCTGGTTTCCTCGGTCGCCATTGCAACTTACTGCCCTGCGATTGGCTCCCTTGCCACGAAAATTCTTATTGCATCAACATTCGAGAAGAGAACGCGACACGAACGAGCCACAG ATGCGAATGCAACGACGGCTACACGGGAGAAGATTGTTCGACGAGAGTGGACCATTGCAGCAGCCTTCCATGTCGGAACAATGGGAAATGTTTCAACGAGATTTCCAATTACACGTGCGCGTGTCCTGTTCCGTTTACAGGGCGCAATTGCGAGACT gaattATCATCCGATTATGTGATGCACTTCGCCAAATCGGGAACGACGGACTATATCCGCATGAAGGGTCCCTTGGAGAGCATCGTCGAG TTAACAACCTGCTTGTGGTTGCAATCGAAGGACACGTTCAACTACGGAACCGTGGTGTCGTACGCGACCCGTTACTACGACAACACGTTCACAGTGACCGATTACAACGG TCTCGTGATATACATCAACGGGCAAAAAGTGGTGACCGACATTAAGGTAAACGATGGCCACTGGCATTTCGTTTGCATCACTTGGGAAAGCGAGAATGGCGGCTGGAATATATATATCGATGGATTTCTCCGGGACAGTGGGTCTCGTTTGGCGAAGAAAACTGCCATCCAAG GGAACGGCACCCTGGTGATCGGCCAAGAGCAGGACCGCATCGGTGGTGGATTTTCCGAATCGGAATCGTTCCTCGGGAAAATAACTCTGCTGGACGTTTGGGATACGGTTCTGTCGGCGACAGACGTGAAACATTTGTTTAGCACCTGCGACAAGTACCACGGCAACGTGATCGCGTGGCCCCAAATACAAGAATACCTGCACGGCGACGTTGCT aTATTAGGCAGTCCTTTCTGTCATGGTTGCCCTTTACCGGTCGTCCCTTTCAAAGGTTACATAAATGTCAGCGATGACTCGTCGGAAATCACTTATTACTGCGAACCTGGTTACGCGGTGCGGTTTCGGGGAAAAGAGTATCGATCGTTGAGAATTCAGTGTTTGAAACAAGGACATTGGGAAGGCTACTACACGCCGGTTTGCGCCA GGAAGAAATGTGGGTTCCCCGGATATTTTCCCCGAGGCCGCATACACGGTAAATCGTATTTCTTTGGAGACGAAATACACCATTCTTGCTTGAATGGGTACGAACTTCGAGGGAATTCCCGTAGGATTTGCACTGCCGATGGAAAATGGAGTGGCTTGCCTCCGGTCTGCATAG GAAGAACATGCAAGAACTTATTAGCTCCGGAACACGGTGACATCGAGTACGTGATAGAGGAGTACGAAAGAGACGATCTGTCGATTCTACAG GTAGGTCAGCAACTGGAGTTCAAGTGTGATCCGGGATTTCGTTTAGCCGGAGAAAAGTTCCTGACGTGTTTGGAATCGGGACTATGGGATCATGAGAAACCAACGTGTGAGATTTATGGATGTCCACCACCGAAAGA GATCGAACACGGCTATGCGATTTTCATTAACTCGAACAATTTGCACGAAACTTCTGCCGCAAGACTGGATTCGGAGACGGTTAACGATACTCTGGAAAGAAACTATTATTTCGACGATGTGATTGGGTACTCTTGTCACGCGGGATACAAGTTCCAGGGTAATCATAATTTATTAACCGAATTTAAACTTCGATGCACCGAAAATGGTACTTGGAGCGGATTCGTTCCCGACTGCGTGTCCCTTAAATGTCCCTGGCCCAGTGTTATAAACAATggcaaaatatttgttaaaactCCGAATGGCACTGTTGAGCTTTTCAAGGAAGAAAACATCGCTAATGTTACCGAAGAGGAGGCCACGGTGAAAAACAATGAAGATTCAGAGTATCGGTTTAACGTTGGCTcagaaattttcatacaatgTGACTTGGGATACAAATTGATTGGAGACAACGTTGGAACCTGTACGAATAACGAGCAATGGTCATTAACCTCATCGTCTTGCAAACCATCCGAATGTCCTATACGAGAGTGCCCGTTGTTCAAATATCTCGATAGAGAAGCAGATAATTTGGATATTTGGGGGAACGATACCAACGAATCGAACAATCTAAAATATTACAATGGTTCGTATAAAAATTTGAGATACTTTGTGGAAGGACACACGTACAAGGAAAAAGTAGTTGTTAGTTGTAAGAATAACGACACGATCGAGATAACAGATGAAAACGTCGGTATACGTGTTTCTAATTTAACATGGTTTTGCAATGAGAATGGTAAATGGGATATCtattatttgaaactgaataGTAACGTAATCGAGCATTTATTTGACCagaagttaattaatatttgtcaAGAATTAATGTGTCCGTCGATAACG ATTCCAGAATACGGATACATAATCGATAATAGCAATAATTATTCGAGAACCGTTAACGGTACTGTAACTTTCAAATGTCGTCATGGTTATACGATCGAAGGCAACGGAGAATCTGTCTGTTCTCCGAATGGTACATGGTCTACGATTCCTTCTTGTAAAC cTGTGGTGTGTGGAAAGCCACCGAAACCTGCAAATGCGGTGATAAAACAAGTCGGTATCGAAACGGTAAATTTTACATTTGGTAACGTGATCACTTATCAATGTCTACCCGGGTACCTAATGTATGGACAATCGAATACGAGATGTCTTGCAAATGGAAGCTGGTCCAGAGTATACAGTAAATGTTCAA AATTATCGTGTAACAAACCAAAACTTCCACCTGGAGTTACCGCTCACGGCCGTTCATACTTGTATCAAGATCAATTGACTTATGTGTGTCCAGACGGTAAGAAACAAGGATTAATTACATGTAAAGCGGATGGTCATTGGAGCGAGCCACCAGTTTGCGATGGTAATTGA